One genomic window of Branchiostoma floridae strain S238N-H82 chromosome 4, Bfl_VNyyK, whole genome shotgun sequence includes the following:
- the LOC118413132 gene encoding DNA topoisomerase 2-binding protein 1-like, which yields MAEEFVVQFVLDEDEDDQSQMQRAEEAVRTTANLPTQVINGPAALEITKAQKNALVVCDPFEGEVYEHLKALKCRIVGPQCVLSCLKLGKAIPKADHPIYTVAMKDVVISCSSVEKQERAMIHELVHLMGGRVAKDFTAMVTHLVAGEVGSKKYHVAVKLGKPIMLPEWIRACWERGKTRHINATDEEFDQYKCRLFQGCVVCVSGLDSVDRQEIRSQVEQHGGRYSGELRMKECTHLVAKEPKGAKYEFARKWKLHCVTTRWFYDSLEAGACQDENLYRLDKTKSTGNNKTSTPSQERKAPRFSTNSIADISTISTASSRGNMSHVNETNLDGTRLPLDASRDYGETLHYELDNLDISNIGADTFLDGFTIYLSGFTGTRLEKLRRIVNAGGGMRLNQLNEKVSHVVMSGPDEHLAQKLTAENLRPHVVSAMWLVECVKEGRQVSEETFYCLELPPLDPTSPVQPKIVKKSVPDQPPPPQPEDEDATQMEEEEPADDDIMSQYLAEAEEDEEDTTTIEVPQERQEPTEEEDDEVVLMMPQEKNKPEEQEEDEEVVLMMPQEKNQPEEQEEEDGDVTMAMDEDEAEMETGGGGVFEGKLFSFYSFTEGQTATLADFVGQNGGSVVKSGSRSVPNYAVVPLLGFPEGISAEEIVTDCWLNMCLEQETLLRPEHNPLFTPLTFKPDAMPLVGCVLSLSQYTGVEREFLTGLAEELGACCQEFFVRKAQPSKNLQASTHLICKTPEGSKYQAAKKWKLPAVTSHWIFECGRSGKKIPEERFLVSNVPQQQEPQEPKADKPAKTSNAPNHESKPKEARLSVTPSEAPGPSKDSPGNKENRQEDRRTSTLPKQQTSLPSTSTKEEIISPIKKEDRTCNTNTTAQKVSEPPRSKEQNDRKETSKPSVIPKNKMPVLNKEPLAAKNKTPVLSKEQLSVKKNKRLTELQKTQVKLDTPSKFLSKGVVFKPSFDMQDAMDALQSPTVVGSQGQRKRARRSSVPLDALLQQNLEKALSNFSKEGNQPALGMPQGGQEEEEDEEEEEVFTKEPSPPRPLSGVVIYVSKKLSKQQSDYNDLANSLGADYRWTYDESVTHFIFQGRANDTTKEFRTARSQGKTIVSPHWLQVCEEQGARVDETLFPHTYNPKLSLSQAVVSKTPARSTRSSSRRKDSEQQDKQDSTEGEEEREQEDQGQDRTHIEQEGGTLEMREDFQRQFEEIMSATRVTRSSRRRTKRLNDSTGTPSASDDSAKRFSTRSRTRAPSQTSKGDGKDKLAGQEQTKSAAKCPENFTEASQSIQISWDDPTGRLERERIAEQLRYRASPTQELEELSQDGQDFLTRMSGETANQDQGPGQLRHPSANNRAASTSPNQGADRSFGEDEPTPTPEGPSIAFPIARPAVPHPPTVARAQGEEEEEVQKQVYVFQMSGMTPQEKMDYSGLIEELGGEVVDKQTFDGRCTHIVVGNPNRNEKYLSALATGRWILHRSYMEACREAKAFVEEDPHEWGTATDVSGMPENVARLALAARRWRQKLADVRARNNNPDINAFQSWAVLLHVDQGRTSGFKRLLESGGATVLSTRPPHANFSEATHAFVDLKGKGVDQSLDVQALVEAGVWCLKSEYIADYLMQDPIPKPQNFVISEAVPYMTAREEASGGETPRKRKASSVSGMDGKRSKRL from the exons ATGGCAGAGGAGTTTGTGGTCCAGTTTGTCCtggatgaagatgaagatgaccAGAGCCAGATGCAGCGAGCGGAGGAGGCCGTCAGGACCACGGCTAACCTCCCCACACAGGTCATCAACGGCCCTGCGGCGCTGGAGATCACCAAGGCTCAGAAGAACGCGCTGGTCGTGTGTGATCCATTCGAGGGGGAGGTGTACGAACATTTGAAGGCATTGAAATGCAG AATTGTAGGTCCCCAGTGTGTCCTGTCCTGTCTAAAGCTGGGGAAGGCCATCCCCAAGGCTGACCACCCCATCTACACTGTGGCTATGAAAGATGTGGTCATCAGCTGTTCTAGTGTGGAGAAACAGGAGAGG GCCATGATCCATGAGCTAGTCCACCTGATGGGAGGGCGTGTTGCTAAGGACTTCACGGCCATGGTGACCCACCTGGTGGCAGGGGAGGTGGGCTCCAAGAAGTACCACGTCGCCGTGAAGCTTGGCAAACCCATCATGCTCCCTGAGTGGATAAGGGCCTGCTGGGAACGGGGTAAAACCCGCCACATCAACGCCACAGATGAGGAGTTTGATCAGTACAA GTGCCGCCTGTTCCAAgggtgtgtggtgtgtgtgtcaGGACTGGACAGTGTGGACAGGCAGGAGATCAGGAGTCAGGTGGAGCAGCACGGAGGGAGGTACTCCGGAGAACTCCGCATGAAGGAGTGCACTCACCTGGTCGCCAAGGAACCAAAAG GTGCGAAGTACGAGTTTGCGCGGAAGTGGAAGCTGCACTGCGTGACGACCCGGTGGTTCTACGACAGTCTGGAGGCTGGGGCGTGTCAGGATGAGAACCTGTACCGTCTGGACAAAACAAAAAGCACCGGGAACAACAAGACTTCTACACCATCTCAG GAAAGGAAAGCCCCTCGATTCAGCACCAACAGCATCGCAGACATCAGTACCATATCCACCGCCTCCAGCCGGGGGAACATGTCTCACGTGAACGAGACAAACCTGGACGGAACGCGCCTACCTCTGGACGCATCACGAGACTACGGCGAGACGTTGCACTACGAGCTGGACAACCTGGACATCTCCAACATCGGTGCCGACACGTTCTTAGACGGCTTCACCATTTACCTGAGCGGCTTCACCGGGACCAGGCTGGAGAAACTCAGGAGGATCGTCAACGCAGGCGGCGGCATGAGACTCAACCAGCTCAACGAGAAAGTGTCGCACGTGGTCATGAGCGGTCCAGACGAACATCTCGCGCAGAAGCTGACTGCGGAAAACCTGCGACCCCACGTGGTGTCCGCCATGTGGCTGGTGGAGTGTGTTAAGGAGGGcaggcaggtgtcagaggagaCCTTCTACTGCTTGGAGCTCCCACCGTTGGACCCAACCTCTCCTGTGCAACCCAAGATAGTGAAGAAGTCTGTACCAGACCAACCCCCTCCTCCTCAACCTGAAGATGAGGATGCAACACAGATGGAAGAGGAAGAACCAGCGGATGATGACATCATGAGTCAATATCTGGCAGAGGCAGAGGAAGACGAAGAAGATACCACAACTATAGAAGTACCACAGGAGAGGCAAGAGCCAACAGAAGAG GAGGATGATGAGGTGGTCCTGATGATGCCACAGGAGAAGAACAAGCCTGAGGAGCAGGAGGAGGACGAAGAGGTGGTGCTGATGATGCCACAAGAGAAGAACCAACCTGAGGAGCAAGAGGAGGAGGATGGCgatgttaccatggcaatggaTGAAGATGAGGCAGAGATggagacaggaggaggaggagtgtTTGAGGGGAAACTCTTCTCCTTCTACTCCTTCACAGAGGGGCAGACGGCCACCCTGGCAGACTTTGTGGGACAGAATGGGG GCTCTGTAGTGAAGTCCGGTTCCAGATCCGTGCCTAACTACGCTGTGGTGCCGCTCCTGGGGTTCCCTGAGGGGATCTCAGCAGAGGAGATCGTGACGGACTGCTGGCTGAACATGTGTCTGGAACAGGAGACCCTGCTCAGGCCGGAACATAACCCCTTATTCACACCCCTCACATTCAAGCCTGATGCCATGCCTCTGGTGGGCTGTGTCCTCTCTCTCAG TCAGTACACAGGAGTTGAGAGGGAATTCCTGACTGGGTTAGCAGAGGAGCTTGGGGCTTG CTGTCAGGAGTTCTTTGTGCGGAAGGCCCAGCCCAGTAAGAACCTCCAGGCCAGCACTCACCTGATCTGTAAAACACCTGAGGGATCAAAATATCAG GCAGCAAAGAAGTGGAAGTTGCCCGCCGTGACGTCCCACTGGATATTTGAGTGTGGGAGGAGTGGGAAAAAGATCCCAGAGGAACGGTTCCTCGTTAGTAATGTACCACAGCAGCAGGAACCACAGGAGCCTAAAGCAGACAAACCAGCAA AAACATCAAATGCACCAAACCATGAATCCAAACCCAAGGAAGCGAGATTAAGTGTGACACCATCCGAGGCCCCTGGACCGAGTAAAGACAGCCCAGGTAACAAGGAAAACAGACAAGAAGACAGAAGAACGTCTACTCTACCCAAACAGCAAACCTCTCTGCCTTCCACTTcaacaaaagaagaaataatCTCTCCAATAAAAAAGGAGGATAGGACTTGCAATACAAACACTACTGCTCAAAAGGTATCTGAACCACCACGTTCTAAAGAGCAAAATGATAGAAAAGAGACCAGTAAACCATCAGTGATACCAAAGAACAAGATGCCCGTCTTGAACAAAGAGCCTCTTGCAGCTAAGAACAAAACTCCAGTCCTGAGCAAAGAGCAGCTGTCAGTGAAGAAGAACAAGAGACTGACTGAACTGCAGAAGACGCAGGTGAAGTTGGACACGCCCAGTAAGTTCCTGAGTAAAGGTGTGGTGTTCAAGCCTTCGTTTGACATGCAGGATGCCATGGACGCCCTCCAGTCACCCACTGTGGTGGGCAGTCAGGGACAGAGGAAGAGGGCCAGGAGGTCCAGTGTG CCCCTAGATGCCCTGCTACAGCAGAACCTGGAGAAGGCCCTGTCCAACTTCAGTAAGGAGGGGAACCAGCCGGCCCTGGGGATGCCACAAGGAGGacaggaagaagaggaagatgaagaagaagaggaggttTTTACTAAGGAG CCCTCCCCTCCCAGACCACTGTCCGGTGTGGTGATCTATGTGAGTAAGAAGCTGAGTAAGCAGCAGAGTGACTATAACGACCTGGCCAACTCCCTGGGGGCTGACTACAGGTGGACGTATGACGAGAGTGTCACGCACTTCATCTTCCAG GGTCGAGCCAACGACACTACCAAGGAGTTCCGCACGGCGCGGTCGCAGGGGAAGACGATCGTGTCTCCCCATTGGCTGCAGGTGTGCGAGGAGCAGGGAGCCAGAGTGGACGAGACGCTGTTTCCTCACACCTACAACCCCAAACTCAGTCTG TCCCAGGCAGTGGTGTCTAAGACCCCAGCTCGGTCGACCCGCAGCTCCTCCCGTAGGAAGGACTCTGAGCAGCAGGACAAGCAAGACAGTACAGAGGGGGAGGAGGAGAGGGAACAGGAGGACCAGGGGCAGGACAGGACTCACATAGAACAG GAGGGAGGGACTCTGGAGATGAGGGAAGATTTCCAGCGCCAGTTCGAAGAGATCATGTCTGCCACGCGGGTGACCCGCAGTAGCCGGCGGAGAACCAAACGTCTCAACGACTCCACGGGAACGCCCTCCGCATCAGACGACAGCGCCAAGCGCTTCTCCACACGCAGCAGGACGCGGGCACCATCACAGACTTCCAAGGGCGACGGCAAGGACAAACTGGCGGGTCAAGAACAG ACTAAGAGTGCTGCAAAGTGTCCCGAGAACTTCACAGAAGCGTCCCAGAGTATCCAGATCAGCTGGGACGACCCCACGGGCCGGCTGGAGAGGGAACGCATCGCAGAGCAGCTACGCTATCGGGCCAGCCCCACACAG gaGCTGGAGGAACTCTCACAAGACGGACAGGACTTCCTCACCAGAATGTCAGGGGAGACAGCCAATCAGGACCAAGGACCAGGTCAGCTGAGACACCCGTCGGCCAATAACAGAGCAGCATCGACCTCACCCAATCAGGGAGCAGACAGAAGTTTTGGAGAGGACGAGCCCACACCGACCCCAGAGGGCCCCTCCATTGCGTTCCCCATCGCGAGGCCGGCAGTACCACACCCGCCAACCGTTGCTAGGGCACAgggtgaggaggaggaggaggtgcAAAAACAGGTTTACGTCTTCCAGATGTCAGGGATGACCCCACAG GAGAAGATGGACTACAGCGGCCTGATCGAGGAACTGGGAGGCGAGGTCGTCGACAAGCAGACGTTCGACGGGCGGTGCACCCACATCGTGGTGGGGAACCCTAACAGGAACGAGAAGTACCTGTCTGCCCTGGCCACGGGGCGCTGGATCCTACACAGGTCCTACATGGAGGCCTGCAGGGAGGCAAAGGCTTTTGTAGAG GAGGATCCCCACGAGTGGGGCACTGCCACAGACGTCAGCGGCATGCCCGAGAACGTGGCACGGCTGGCCCTGGCGGCGCGACGCTGGCGACAAAAGCTCGCCGACGTGCGCGCCAGGAACAACAACCCCGACATCAACGCCTTCCAGAGCTGGGCCGTGCTCCTGCACGTGGACCAGGGTCGAACCTCCGGCTTCAAGCGTCTCCTCGAGTCCGGCGGGGCCACGGTGCTCAGCACGCGTCCTCCGCACGCCAACTTCTCCGAGGCCACGCACGCCTTCGTCGACTTGAAGGGCAAGGGCGTGGACCAGTCCCTGGACGTCCAGGCTCTGGTGGAGGCCGGGGTGTGGTGCCTGAAGTCGGAGTACATCGCAGATTACCTCATGCAGGATCCCATCCCCAAACCACAGAACTTTGTCATCAGTGAGGCCGTACCCTACATGACAGCCCGGGAGGAGGCATCAGGGGGTGAGACTCCCAGGAAGAGGAAGGCCAGTTCTGTGAGCGGGATGGACGGAAAGCGAAGCAAAAGGCTGTAA
- the LOC118413133 gene encoding adapter protein CIKS-like — translation MADQHHLSQLKLPYLKRLAEKLDPKTTIGHDWRDVADGLGFSMDSIRHVESTSQGSSPTIQVLNLCSHKAGFTVGKLRGVFHSVERHDCILILDEAAEEVAATSQRKASPSAVEHDDRYHPVSLTSEGQVSLATSQNSSLRSEPVESEDVPDNTRSLNSRPAQGDVWVRQQPAPDRSWHHVQQGADSNVPFGSTSAAAMSMSQNQSAGGASGTVSRLAPRGQSRTTSMEGSVTSGMLTLNIAGQENGGMECGEQKSNVESTCSTHANAGSTGPRSTCSDRKEPCSSSFQDETESVPSPSYPYSPSSRGDQDLSTDDILTSDEGQPNQPNLPPIGSFMPDNTPRTLTSNDFYPVAQQYPNGQQYNMPMGPPQYNHPGMNGHQNPWLNGAARPRVGCVAARMPYGRDMGAPQCNGAVGGSRGHPYMQHDLPMRVPHHPSQPLVNGPYQPNAPPYHAYNGYPPPPQQNSMPQKQHVQNAATGPSSESGMSSAPDSFRASGSNTGTSRNESGVAHPQMVRAMSMPPAAAPGGMMGACGGAAMQNGAPSPHCNRSLSVNYPPTAPDPVPATSERIFITYSHENEVHLVRVLDMAKKLFREGFFVEVDMFERHFAGMDKMGWLDGRIKGAAFVIIICSPQYLLDVEQKSDSMEGLNTLYIHRSLQTEYLENRACNYRFIPILFDGFSRDCVPRWLHNTTIFYWPKDIQDIMARLRRRERFVTPAIGKPPCIRRNPDHT, via the exons ATGGCTGACCAGCACCACCTCAGCCAGCTGAAGCTGCCGTACCTGAAGCGGCTAGCAGAGAAGCTGGATCCGAAGACAACCATCGGCCATGACTGGAGGGACGTCGCTGATGGGCTGGGGTTTAGCATGGACAGTATCCGG CATGTTGAAAGCACGAGCCAAGGCTCCAGCCCCACCATCCAGGTGCTGAACCTGTGCTCACACAAGGCTGGCTTCACCGTGGGCAAGCTCAGGGGGGTGTTCCACTCAGTGGAACGGCACGACTGTATCCTCATTCTGGATGAGGCAGCAGAGG AAGTCGCAGCCACCTCGCAGAGAAAAGCCAGTCCTTCTGCAGTAGAACACGACGACCGGTACCACCCTGTCAGCTTGACCAGCGAAGGACAAGTATCCCTGGCAACAAGCCAAAACAGCAGCCTCCGCTCCGAGCCAGTAGAGAGCGAGGATGTGCCCGATAACACCCGGAGTTTAAACAGCCGTCCTGCGCAGGGGGATGTGTGGGTGAGACAGCAACCTGCGCCAGACAGAAGCTGGCACCATGTTCAGCAGGGTGCTGATTCGAACGTTCCATTTGGCAGTACTAGTGCCGCAGCCATGTCGATGAGTCAGAATCAAAGCGCGGGCGGCGCGTCTGGGACGGTCAGCAGACTGGCACCAAGAGGTCAGAGTAGGACAACCAGCATGGAGGGGTCGGTGACCTCTGGGATGTTGACCCTGAACATAGCAGGGCAGGAGAATGGCGGAATGGAATGTGGGGAACAGAAGTCTAACgtagaaagtacatgtagcacacaTGCCAATGCTGGAAGCACGGGGCCACGCTCGACATGTTCGGACAGAAAAGAGCCATGCTCCTCTAGTTTTCAAGACGAGACGGAAAGTGTCCCGTCACCGTCTTACCCCTACTCTCCGAGTTCCCGCGGTGACCAAGATCTCTCCACTGATGACATCCTAACGAGCGATGAGGGCCAGCCCAACCAGCCTAACCTGCCTCCCATCGGTAGTTTCATGCCCGACAATACTCCTAGGACTCTAACGAGTAATGACTTTTATCCTGTAGCACAGCAATATCCCAACGGGCAGCAGTACAATATGCCCATGGGACCGCCACAGTACAACCACCCCGGTATGAATGGTCACCAAAATCCATGGTTGAATGGTGCTGCCAGGCCCAGGGTTGGCTGTGTTGCTGCCCGTATGCCCTACGGTAGAGACATGGGGGCGCCACAGTGTAACGGTGCCGTGGGTGGGAGTAGAGGGCACCCGTACATGCAGCATGACCTACCGATGAGGGTTCCTCACCACCCCTCCCAACCACTGGTGAATGGTCCCTACCAACCCAATGCTCCTCCATACCACGCATACAATGGATATCCCCCACCACCACAACAAAATTCCATGCCTCAGAAACAGCACGTGCAGAACGCAGCCACGGGGCCGAGCTCGGAATCCGGCATGTCATCAGcacccgacagcttccgcgccaGTGGCAGCAACACCGGTACTTCCAGAAACGAGAGCGGCGTGGCCCACCCTCAGATGGTCCGGGCCATGTCCATGCCGCCCGCCGCGGCACCAGGAGGCATGATGGGAGCTTGCGGGGGAGCAGCGATGCAGAATGGAGCGCCGTCCCCGCACTGTAACCGCTCCCTGTCCGTCAACTACCCTCCAACTGCACCCGACCCAGTACCAG CAACATCGGAGAGGATTTTCATCACCTACTCCCACGAGAACGAGGTCCACCTCGTGCGGGTCTTAGACATGGCCAAGAAGCTGTTTAGGGAGGGGTTCTTCGTGGAGGTGGACATGTTTGAGCGACACTTTGCTGGCATGGACAAGATGGGATGGCTGGACGGCAGAATAAAGGGA GCAGCGTTTGTGATCATCATCTGCAGTCCCCAGTACCTGTTGGATGTTGAGCAGAAGAGTGACAGTATGGAGGGGCTGAACACCTTGTACATCCACAGGTCCCTCCAGACAGAGTACCTGGAAAATAGGGCCTGCAACTATCGCTTCATCCCCATCCTGTTTGATG